One Bacteroides sp. genomic window, AGCACCACCAGGTAAAGGGCACGGGTCACCGGGTTGTTATACGAACTCATATCCAGCCAGCCTGTGCTCATGCCATAATCGGTGCTGGCCAGGAAATAAAGGTATTTCCCCTCGGCATCCCATACAGGCGTAATGGCATCTGCCATGCCATCGGTCACCTGAATGCGCTGGGCTGTTTCAATATTGTAAAGGAAAATGGTCTTAAACTGGTTGTCGAGCAAACGTGCATAGGCCAGCCATTTGCTGTCGGGCGACCAGACGGGGTTGAGGCTGCGGTTGGGATGGGCATAGCGGTCGGTGTCTACCTTGCGCGCCTGACCTGTGTTCACATCCACATACCAGAGGTTGTAATGGGTGTCGGTATAGGCAATGTATTTGCCGTCGGGCGACCAGGCTGGGCGGAAGTAGAAAGTGGGTTCAGGCAATGCAATGACCCTGGGTTCACCCATACCTTCCTGATCTCCGATCATCAATTGATACTCGCCACTGGCATCGGAGAACCAGGCGATTTGCTGGCCGTCGGGCGACCAGATGGGAAAACGGTCGGCAGCCCCGGGGCTGCTGGTGATGTTGCGCCAGTCTCCCTTCTCTTTGGGCACAGTAAAGACCTCTCCGCGGTATTCAAAAAGCGCGCGCTGTCCAGTCGGAGAAAGGGTGGCGTTCTGGAGGGCACCGGCATTAACATCCTGCCAGCGTGGCCTTGCCCAGTGAAAATCTCCCCTTACGTTGATCTCAGGCGTCCGGATTTCTCCATTAGCTGGATTAAACACATGAAGCTTTGCTCCTTGTTCATACACGATCAGTCCGCCGCCACTGCCCAGGTTTTTCACGTCAAAATCCGAATGATAGGTCTCCTGCCTCAGGGCTTGTGAAGCCGGGTCGAACGACCAGATGTTGGCCGCATAGTCACGTTCCGAAATAAAATACACCTTTTGCCCCAGCCATATGGGTTTCATATGCCGTTCATTGTTAGCCTGGGGCGTGGCAACGAGCGAAAAGTCATCGAGGCTTACAATCCAGATGGGGTTGGCCTGTCCAGCACGGTAATTACGCCACTCAGCATCCACAAAGCCCACCTCCTGGTAAGCAATGTGCTTGCCATCGGGCGAGATCTGACCACTTACCGCCCTGGGGATGGGCAGGGCCTCGGGCATGCCCCCGTTTTTGTGAATCTTGTAAAACTTTGATTCCCTTGTGGGGACACCTTCCCTGCCGGAGGTGAACACCACCGATTCCCCGTCAGGGGTCCAGCCTGCCACCAGGTCTGCACCGGGGTGCCAGGTCAGGCGCTGGGGTTGTCCGCCTTCGGCCGGCACCAGGTAAACGTCCGTGTTGCCGTCATACTGAGCCGTAAAGGCAATGCTGCGCCCGTCGGGCGAAAATTGAGGCAGCGACTCGGCGCCTTCATTGCTGGTGAGGCGGCGCGCATCGCCACCGTCGCGGTCAACGATCCAGAGATCGTTTGCATAAACAAAAACAATACTTTCCTGGCTTATGGTCGGCTCACGCAATAACAGCGTGCCAGAGGCCACAGCCTGGAAAAAAATTCCAGCCATCAGGGCTGCAAATAAAATCACTTGTTTCATGGAATAGGATTTAAAGATTAATTTGGCTAATGTAAAAAAATATTTGGGAATGAATAATGGATTTTGTTAGATTTGACGCCTCAGTTAAGCTTTTGCAGATTTTTTCCTGTCAGATTGCTTGAATTGCTAAACCCATTTTAGTTCATTTTTCTGATAAAAATTAACATACCACAAACCTATATTTCTTTTTGAGCCATGAAGCATAGATTCTCCCTGCTGCTGATTTCTTTCCTGTTTTTTTCTTCTCTCCAGGCCCAGCCTGTCGAAGGTTATGGCAACAACGATCAGGAAACGCTTCAGAAAGCCCTTCACGGGGTTTCGGAAGCCAACAT contains:
- a CDS encoding DPP IV N-terminal domain-containing protein, whose translation is MKQVILFAALMAGIFFQAVASGTLLLREPTISQESIVFVYANDLWIVDRDGGDARRLTSNEGAESLPQFSPDGRSIAFTAQYDGNTDVYLVPAEGGQPQRLTWHPGADLVAGWTPDGESVVFTSGREGVPTRESKFYKIHKNGGMPEALPIPRAVSGQISPDGKHIAYQEVGFVDAEWRNYRAGQANPIWIVSLDDFSLVATPQANNERHMKPIWLGQKVYFISERDYAANIWSFDPASQALRQETYHSDFDVKNLGSGGGLIVYEQGAKLHVFNPANGEIRTPEINVRGDFHWARPRWQDVNAGALQNATLSPTGQRALFEYRGEVFTVPKEKGDWRNITSSPGAADRFPIWSPDGQQIAWFSDASGEYQLMIGDQEGMGEPRVIALPEPTFYFRPAWSPDGKYIAYTDTHYNLWYVDVNTGQARKVDTDRYAHPNRSLNPVWSPDSKWLAYARLLDNQFKTIFLYNIETAQRIQVTDGMADAITPVWDAEGKYLYFLASTDYGMSTGWLDMSSYNNPVTRALYLVVL